In a single window of the Acetivibrio clariflavus DSM 19732 genome:
- a CDS encoding Imm30 family immunity protein: MDVNTYIKDLQKNKLLRTQEECEAFDNALEKLLNYQSKEILEDLFLVFDDSAKEEEVMFGLIHFLEDYEMNTYLNGLAKSLPKMLQNAKEWVLILNKRILNSEQYRNAYAEIIKVMEEQYKKLIINLMNEIKLDNPKKFESLVNDFISKIG, translated from the coding sequence AAAAAATAAATTACTTAGAACCCAGGAAGAATGTGAGGCATTTGATAATGCACTGGAAAAGTTGTTGAATTACCAAAGTAAGGAAATATTGGAAGATTTATTCTTGGTCTTTGATGATTCGGCAAAAGAAGAAGAGGTTATGTTTGGTTTGATTCACTTTTTAGAGGATTATGAAATGAACACATACTTAAATGGATTAGCAAAATCGTTACCTAAGATGTTGCAAAACGCTAAAGAATGGGTGCTTATTTTAAATAAGCGAATATTGAATAGTGAGCAATATAGAAACGCTTATGCTGAAATTATTAAAGTTATGGAAGAACAATACAAAAAACTTATTATTAATTTAATGAATGAAATTAAGCTAGATAATCCTAAAAAATTTGAAAGTTTAGTAAACGATTTTATTAGTAAAATTGGTTGA